The genomic region CAGCCCGAGCGCGCGCTCGACGCGCTGGCCCAGCTGCCCGGTGAGGACGCGGTCGGCTACCCGGCCACGGTGTTCCGGGCCAGCGCGCTGTGGATGCTGGACCGCAACGAGGAGGCGGCCCGGGTCGCCGCCGACGGCATCAGCCGGTTCGGGCCGGACCTGCCGCTGCTGCAGGTGCTCGGCAACACCCGGCACGAGCTGGGCCAGTGGCCGGCGGCCGAGGAGGCGCTGCTGGCCGCGCTGCACCAGGACCCGGAACAGCCGCAGCTGCTCTGCGACTACGCGCGGCTGTGCCTGTCCGCCGGGCAGGTGGACAAGGCGGAGCGGCTGGTCGCGCGGGCCGCACACCACGATCCGCACCTGGAGGCGGCCGGCCAGGTCCGGGCGATGATCGCGCTGGCCCGCGGCCAGGACGCCGAGGCGGTGCGGCACAGCGCGGACACCCTGGCGCAGGACCCGGACTCCACCGCGGCGCGGGCCATGCACGGCAACGCCGCGGCCCAGACCGGGGACGTGGACCAGGCCTACCGGTCCTTCCGGGCGGCCGCGGCCGCCGAACCCGGCAACGCCGCCTACGTCGCGGCCGCCCGCGAGGCCAGGGTGGCCGCGCACCCGGCGCTGCGGCCGCTGCGGCTGATGTACCGGATCGGGCCGATGAAGCTGTGGCTGGGCTTCATGCTGGTGCTGCTGGGCCTGCGCGCGGCCGGGTTGCTGCCGCTGGCCCTCGGGCTGACCGTGATCTGGGTCCTCTACTGCGTCTACTCGTGGGTGGCGCCGCCGCTGGTGCGCCGCTGGTTGGAGCGGAACCGATGAGCGAGCACCGGATCGAGTCGCTGCGCCGCGCGGTCGCGGCCAGTCCGGAGGACCCCATGCTGCGGCTGATGCTGGCCGAGGAGCTGGCGAACGCGGGCCAGACTTCAGCGGCGCTGGACGAGTACGACTGGCTGCTGCACCACGACGCCGACCTCACCGAGTCGTTGGTGCACATCGGCGAGCTGGCCGCGGCCGAGCAGCGGCTGCCGCTGCTGCGCGCCTGCCTGGAACACGCCAGGCAGGCCGGGATCGTGGAGGGCGTCGGCAAGCTGCAACGGCTGGTCGACGAGCTGCTCACCGCGCGCGGCGCGATCAGGGTCACCGCCGAGGGGCGTGCCGGTGAGCGGCCGGAGGGTCCGGCGGCGCGGGCGGAAACGCTGACCTTCGACCAGATCGGCGGCATGACCGAGGTCAAGCAGCTGATCCACCGCATGATCATCCTGCCGCTGTCCCGGCCGGAGCTCTACGCCAAGTACGGCCGCCGCACCGGTGGCGGCGTGCTGCTGTACGGGCCGCCCGGCTGCGGCAAGACCATGATGGCCCGTGCCACCGCCGGGGAGTGCGGGCTGCCGTTCGTCAACGTCCGGATCGAGGACGTGATGGACCCCTACCTCGGGGTGTCCGAGCAGAACCTGCACGCCGCCTTCGAGACCGCCCGCGCCCAGGCGCCCTGCGTGCTGTTCCTGGACGAGCTGGACGCGCTGGCCTTCGCCCGGCACAAGCACCACGGCTCCGACGCCCGCCGGCTGGTGGACGTGCTGTTGCAGGAGCTGGACGCGATCGGCTCGGACAACGACGGGGTGCTGGTGCTGGCCGCCACCAACGCGCCGTGGGACGTGGACGAGGCGATGCTGCGACCCGGCCGGTTCGACCGGGTGGTGTTCGTGCCGCCGCCGGATGCCCCGGCCCGCGCGGAGATCCTGCGTGTGCTGCTGGCCGCCGCGCCCACCGACGGCGTGGACCCCGGCAGGCTGGCCGAGCCGACCGCGCTGTTCAGCGGCGCGGACCTGCGCGCGGTCACCGAGCGCGCGATCGACGCGGTGATCGACGAGGCGCTGCGCACCGGCGCGGAGCCACCGCTGCGGATGGCCCACCTGGAACAGGCCCTCGCCCAGGTTCGTCCGTCCACTGTGGACTGGCTGGTGCGGGCCAAGGCGTACGTGGAGTTCGCCAACCAGTCCGAGCGCTACTCCGATGTGGCCGAGTACCTGGCGGCCAAGGAGGTCCGGCGCAGGCTCAGCCGGTGACCCGCCGGAACACGGTGGCGATGGTGAAGTCCTTGTGCGGCCCGGCCACCTCGTAGGAGATGTGGAAGGTGTCCGGGTCGGCCAGCCGGTAGTGGCCGGTGTAGACGTCCGCGCCGCACAGGTGGGTGGCCGCCTCGGCGTCCGGGCGCAGGGTGTGCATGATCCGGCCGTCCGGGAAGCAGACCTGGAGCGCCTCGCCGTCGAGCCGGTAGCGGTACTCGCGGTAGGCGGGCCCGGTGTAGCCGGCGTCCAGGGTGAGCGTGCCGTCCTCGCGGTAGTGCAGCTCGTCTGCTCCGGCGGGCTGGAACCGGGCCAAGCCGCTCGCGGTGCCCTGCCCGGTGATCACCCGGCTGAACCGCCATTCGCCGGGCAGCGCGGCGAACAGCTGCTGCGCGCTGACGTTCACCCCGGCCTCCTCCCGATCCGCTCCCACGCCGATCGTAACTGCCGCGCGGCCAGCTCCGGGTTCGCGCCAGGACCGCTGAGCCGGTAGTGCCCGGCGACCACCGGCCCGTGCCAGAGCTGCTCGTACCACTCCCCCGCCGGATCCAGCGACGGCAGCACCCCGAACTCCCCGGCCAGCCGGTCGGCGAAGCCCACGTAGTCGCCGTGCGGGAACTGCGGCCGCGGCCGGGCCAGCCGGATGTCCAGCTCCGCCTGGATTCCGGCCCGCATCACCTCCGGCGCAGGGGGCGGGATCGCGCCGGAGAGCACCTCGACCGCCCAGCGGGCCTGGAGCTCGATCACCGCGAAGAACGGCCCGCGGTACACGCCGACGAAGGCCAGTCCGGGCAGCGCGGGGTGGAAGGTGCAGCCGTGCAACAGGATCGGCTGCAACCAGTCGTCGGCGAAGGAGACCTCGGCCAGTAGCGGCGCGGGCAGCGGCAGCTCGGGCCGGTAGCCCGTGCACCAGACCACCGCGTCACAGTCCACAGTGGACCCATCAATGAGCACCAAACCGTTGTGCGACAACGCGGTCACCTGGCCGACCGCGATCCGCAGCGCGCCGTCGGTGAGCAGGCCGGGCAACCGGTCGGAGGTGACCAGGTGCGGCGGCTCGGTCGAGGACGGGTCCAGGGTGAGCCGGGCGTCGAACTGACCAGGGTTGCCGCCCAGAGCGTCGTAGCGGGTGTTCGCCGCGCGGTTGGCCTGCGCCCTCGGCAGCCGGGTCCGCTCCTGCTGACGGTGGCGGGTCATACCGCGCAGGTCGCGCGGCACACCGTCCTCGTAGCGCGGCAGGATCCAGAACGGCCTGCCGGTCACCGCCGTGGTCGCCACCCCCGCCCCGGCCAGCTCAGCCGCGATCTCGGTGCCGCTGAAGGACATCCCCACCACCGCGACCCGCTTGCCCGCGAACCGCTCCGCACCCCGGTACCGGCTGCTGTGCAGTGACTCCCCGTCAAATCGCCCCGGCAGCTCGGGCAGCCAGGGCCGGGAGAACACCCCGGAGGCGAGCACCGCCGTGTCGAAGACCTCGCGATGTTCCCGCCCCGCCTCGGTCCAGGTCACCGCCCAGCCGCCACCCGAGGGCGCGACCTCGGTGACCGCGCAGCCGTAACGCGGACCGAGCCCACTCGCGTAGGCGGACAGGTACCCGTGCACCTCGCCCTGGAACGGGAAGTCCCTGGTCCGCTCCGGCCAGACCTGCTCGGAGAACGAGCACAGCTGGTGCGACAGGTTGGTCGTCATGCCGGCCCAGGCCGCACCGTCGCCGGGCCGCCACACCCCGCCCAGCTCGGTCTCCCGCTCGAACAGCACCGGCTCCAGTCCGGCCGCCCGCGCCGCCCGTGCCGTGGCCAGTCCCGCCGGACCCGCGCCAATGATCGCCAGTCTCGCCCCCACCTCACCAACTGTACGGCCTGGCGCATCAACCGATCAGCTGATTCCCGGTCAACCAGCCGCCCTCCCGGTCCACCGATCCGAGTGATGCCGTGCCGCACTGGCACAGGACAAGCTCATCCCATGCCAGTCATCGAGGTCGACGCCCTGCACAAGCGCTACCGGAACCACGTGGCCGTGGCCGAGGTGTCCTTCACCGTCGAGCGCGGCGAGATCTTCGGCATCGTGGGCCGCAACGGCGCGGGCAAGACCACCACGGTGGAGTGCGTGGAGGGCCTGCGCCGCCCCGACCGCGGCCGGATCTCGGTGCTGGGCCTGGATCCCCAGCGCGACGGCCCCGCCCTGCGCGCCAAGGTCGGCGCCCAGCTCCAGCAGTGCCGCCTGCCCGACCGGATCACCGTCCGCGAAGCGCTCCAGCTCTACGCCACCTTCTACCCCAACCCCCTGCCCTGGCAGCAGTTGCTCGCCGAGCTCG from Crossiella sp. CA-258035 harbors:
- a CDS encoding FAD-dependent oxidoreductase, which encodes MGARLAIIGAGPAGLATARAARAAGLEPVLFERETELGGVWRPGDGAAWAGMTTNLSHQLCSFSEQVWPERTRDFPFQGEVHGYLSAYASGLGPRYGCAVTEVAPSGGGWAVTWTEAGREHREVFDTAVLASGVFSRPWLPELPGRFDGESLHSSRYRGAERFAGKRVAVVGMSFSGTEIAAELAGAGVATTAVTGRPFWILPRYEDGVPRDLRGMTRHRQQERTRLPRAQANRAANTRYDALGGNPGQFDARLTLDPSSTEPPHLVTSDRLPGLLTDGALRIAVGQVTALSHNGLVLIDGSTVDCDAVVWCTGYRPELPLPAPLLAEVSFADDWLQPILLHGCTFHPALPGLAFVGVYRGPFFAVIELQARWAVEVLSGAIPPPAPEVMRAGIQAELDIRLARPRPQFPHGDYVGFADRLAGEFGVLPSLDPAGEWYEQLWHGPVVAGHYRLSGPGANPELAARQLRSAWERIGRRPG
- a CDS encoding tetratricopeptide repeat protein yields the protein MSEETFALVRHWMSVRQPERALDALAQLPGEDAVGYPATVFRASALWMLDRNEEAARVAADGISRFGPDLPLLQVLGNTRHELGQWPAAEEALLAALHQDPEQPQLLCDYARLCLSAGQVDKAERLVARAAHHDPHLEAAGQVRAMIALARGQDAEAVRHSADTLAQDPDSTAARAMHGNAAAQTGDVDQAYRSFRAAAAAEPGNAAYVAAAREARVAAHPALRPLRLMYRIGPMKLWLGFMLVLLGLRAAGLLPLALGLTVIWVLYCVYSWVAPPLVRRWLERNR
- a CDS encoding ATP-binding protein, with translation MSEHRIESLRRAVAASPEDPMLRLMLAEELANAGQTSAALDEYDWLLHHDADLTESLVHIGELAAAEQRLPLLRACLEHARQAGIVEGVGKLQRLVDELLTARGAIRVTAEGRAGERPEGPAARAETLTFDQIGGMTEVKQLIHRMIILPLSRPELYAKYGRRTGGGVLLYGPPGCGKTMMARATAGECGLPFVNVRIEDVMDPYLGVSEQNLHAAFETARAQAPCVLFLDELDALAFARHKHHGSDARRLVDVLLQELDAIGSDNDGVLVLAATNAPWDVDEAMLRPGRFDRVVFVPPPDAPARAEILRVLLAAAPTDGVDPGRLAEPTALFSGADLRAVTERAIDAVIDEALRTGAEPPLRMAHLEQALAQVRPSTVDWLVRAKAYVEFANQSERYSDVAEYLAAKEVRRRLSR
- a CDS encoding DUF6314 family protein; protein product: MGADREEAGVNVSAQQLFAALPGEWRFSRVITGQGTASGLARFQPAGADELHYREDGTLTLDAGYTGPAYREYRYRLDGEALQVCFPDGRIMHTLRPDAEAATHLCGADVYTGHYRLADPDTFHISYEVAGPHKDFTIATVFRRVTG